Proteins encoded in a region of the Oncorhynchus clarkii lewisi isolate Uvic-CL-2024 chromosome 18, UVic_Ocla_1.0, whole genome shotgun sequence genome:
- the LOC139373009 gene encoding probable G-protein coupled receptor 34 isoform X2, with translation MTNTQSQKRSAGVRDSQGVWSHSTLCNLDDGAVRLPLVFFYSLFFLLGLVGNLLALWVFVLHSRRNSVRVFLINVAIADLVLLACLPFRVLYHANGNRWVLGPLVCKVVGNLFYMNMYISITLLGFISLDRYVKLKGRGGAGRGLARRLRGGGWSWVACRALWGLSLVAAVPMIAMSEGNEEPGKCFQYKQRRGAKGKAYFNMALVLLFWGVLCLLVVSYGKIAMRLLKVSRDKPDLPNAHRYGSAARKSFFVLFLFTVCFGPYHAFRPFYVLSQLSQSPSCDYLRLVDRTNEVMLLFSAFNAVLDPVMYFLLSGSVRKAAVKALGQSLGNRLHFLNDGTSNSSVSEFRRTSLSVTSPNTVINPSHEPRTSLCLISPTLLPGAAIVAKQ, from the exons atgacaAATACACAGTCCCAGA AGCGCAGCGCTGGAGTACGTGACAGTCAGGGTGTGTGGTCTCACAGC ACCCTATGTAATCTAGATGACGGTGCCGTGCGCCTCCCCCTGGTCTTCTTCtactccctcttcttcctcctgggTCTGGTAGGTAATCTCCTGGCCCTGTGGGTCTTCGTCCTCCACTCCAGGAGGAACTCTGTCCGGGTGTTCCTCATCAACGTGGCCATAGCTGACCTGGTGCTCCTGGCCTGCCTTCCCTTCAGAGTCCTCTACCATGCGAACGGCAACCGCTGGGTCCTCGGCCCCCTGGTCTGTAAAGTGGTGGGCAACCTCTTCTACATGAACATGTATATCAGTATCACTCTGCTGGGGTTCATTAGTCTGGATAGGTATGTGAAGCTGAAGGGGCGGGGTGGAGCGGGGAGGGGCCTGGCCAGGAGGCTGAGAGGTGGGGGATGGAGCTGGGTGGCGTGCAGGGCGCTCTGGGGGCTGTCCCTGGTGGCGGCCGTGCCCATGATCGCCATGTCGGAGGGAAACGAGGAACCTGGGAAGTGTTTCCAGTATAAGCAACGACGTGGGGCGAAGGGGAAGGCTTACTTCAACATGGCTCTGGTGCTGCTGTTCTGGGGGGTGCTCTGCCTGCTGGTGGTCTCCTATGGGAAGATAGCCATGCGCCTCCTCAAGGTGTCCAGGGATAAACCGGACCTCCCCAATGCCCACCGCTACGGTAGCGCCGCCAGGAAGTCCTTCTTCGTGCTCTTCCTGTTCACCGTCTGCTTCGGGCCCTACCATGCCTTCCGCCCATTCTACGTCCTCTCCCAGCTCAGCCAATCCCCATCCTGCGATTACTTGCGCCTGGTGGACAGGACCAATGAGGTCATGTTGTTGTTCTCCGCCTTCAACGCCGTCCTGGACCCTGTGATGTACTTCCTGTTGTCGGGCTCGGTGCGAAAGGCCGCCGTGAAAGCCCTCGGACAGAGCCTCGGCAACCGGCTCCACTTCCTTAACGACGGGACCTCCAACAGCTCGGTATCAGAGTTCAGACGGACCTCTCTGTCCGTCACTTCCCCCAACACTGTCATTAACCCCTCCCATGAGCCCAGGACCAGCCTCTGTCTGATTAGCCCCACCCTCCTCCCAGGCGCAGCCATAGTGGCAAAGCAGTGA
- the LOC139373009 gene encoding probable G-protein coupled receptor 34 isoform X1, producing MPTLPSSPLSTSSPNTSLPLSSSSFPLSNATYPPFTSSSPNQTLCNLDDGAVRLPLVFFYSLFFLLGLVGNLLALWVFVLHSRRNSVRVFLINVAIADLVLLACLPFRVLYHANGNRWVLGPLVCKVVGNLFYMNMYISITLLGFISLDRYVKLKGRGGAGRGLARRLRGGGWSWVACRALWGLSLVAAVPMIAMSEGNEEPGKCFQYKQRRGAKGKAYFNMALVLLFWGVLCLLVVSYGKIAMRLLKVSRDKPDLPNAHRYGSAARKSFFVLFLFTVCFGPYHAFRPFYVLSQLSQSPSCDYLRLVDRTNEVMLLFSAFNAVLDPVMYFLLSGSVRKAAVKALGQSLGNRLHFLNDGTSNSSVSEFRRTSLSVTSPNTVINPSHEPRTSLCLISPTLLPGAAIVAKQ from the coding sequence ATGCCCACTCTGCCCTCCTCCCCCCTTTCCACctcctctcccaacacctctttacccctgtcctcttcttccttccccctctccaatGCAACCTATCCCCCctttacctcctcctctccaaacCAGACCCTATGTAATCTAGATGACGGTGCCGTGCGCCTCCCCCTGGTCTTCTTCtactccctcttcttcctcctgggTCTGGTAGGTAATCTCCTGGCCCTGTGGGTCTTCGTCCTCCACTCCAGGAGGAACTCTGTCCGGGTGTTCCTCATCAACGTGGCCATAGCTGACCTGGTGCTCCTGGCCTGCCTTCCCTTCAGAGTCCTCTACCATGCGAACGGCAACCGCTGGGTCCTCGGCCCCCTGGTCTGTAAAGTGGTGGGCAACCTCTTCTACATGAACATGTATATCAGTATCACTCTGCTGGGGTTCATTAGTCTGGATAGGTATGTGAAGCTGAAGGGGCGGGGTGGAGCGGGGAGGGGCCTGGCCAGGAGGCTGAGAGGTGGGGGATGGAGCTGGGTGGCGTGCAGGGCGCTCTGGGGGCTGTCCCTGGTGGCGGCCGTGCCCATGATCGCCATGTCGGAGGGAAACGAGGAACCTGGGAAGTGTTTCCAGTATAAGCAACGACGTGGGGCGAAGGGGAAGGCTTACTTCAACATGGCTCTGGTGCTGCTGTTCTGGGGGGTGCTCTGCCTGCTGGTGGTCTCCTATGGGAAGATAGCCATGCGCCTCCTCAAGGTGTCCAGGGATAAACCGGACCTCCCCAATGCCCACCGCTACGGTAGCGCCGCCAGGAAGTCCTTCTTCGTGCTCTTCCTGTTCACCGTCTGCTTCGGGCCCTACCATGCCTTCCGCCCATTCTACGTCCTCTCCCAGCTCAGCCAATCCCCATCCTGCGATTACTTGCGCCTGGTGGACAGGACCAATGAGGTCATGTTGTTGTTCTCCGCCTTCAACGCCGTCCTGGACCCTGTGATGTACTTCCTGTTGTCGGGCTCGGTGCGAAAGGCCGCCGTGAAAGCCCTCGGACAGAGCCTCGGCAACCGGCTCCACTTCCTTAACGACGGGACCTCCAACAGCTCGGTATCAGAGTTCAGACGGACCTCTCTGTCCGTCACTTCCCCCAACACTGTCATTAACCCCTCCCATGAGCCCAGGACCAGCCTCTGTCTGATTAGCCCCACCCTCCTCCCAGGCGCAGCCATAGTGGCAAAGCAGTGA